A region from the Linepithema humile isolate Giens D197 chromosome 1, Lhum_UNIL_v1.0, whole genome shotgun sequence genome encodes:
- the Hira gene encoding protein HIRA: protein MKLVKPNWVTHDGYPIFSIDIHPNGKRFATGGQGGDSGRVVIWNMEPVVDETAELDSNVPKMLCQLDNHLACVNCVRWSNSGLLASGGVDKLIMIWRLSGSGGSSIFGGKSSVETWRCIATLRSHEADVLDLAWAPHNPWLASASVDNSVIVWDASKFPAVVAVLKGHTGFVKGITWDPVGKYLASQSDDKTLRVWRTTDWTEAALISEPFDECGGTTHVLRLSWSPDGQYLVSAHAMNGGGPTAQIIERDGWTQDKDFVGHRKAVTCVKFNGNILQKKQPGSSKPQQYCCVAIGSRDRSLSVWLTSLKRPLVVIHELFTHSVLDASWSPCGLRLAACSWDGTAVFVEFTQQELGQPLDPAEQSSLHERLYGKPLANQGGCMVMEAPELLNLKPPAPNLTPQVPSAPSIPPVINTATTPVKGPINKQIETRTSDGKRRITPMFIPPPADTTDTNISGSLGTPTFTSKVQTKSSIVIEKRNDVVAPNVSSSVKSAIIDTPGSSLTLKRKEQTTPKVQHSLLHKKPKFVTDRNGGQVLLPPLKPSSSLSQQAGHYAVTVTNSQGFAHLQVFRGTDSEPTWDLYLGYSAVALAASPAVIALGLEDGSLHTFHPAKGCRPAPPLAPPAPLAKLHAVGNAVMVISSCGAVRVWEIGNTCRMIVSTSAAHLAAPGTSLLSCTLYNGMPHIAFTNARAYVYHKDMGTWLLIGDSQDPIWRWSSFNVLSSSGNRTPRGPLSSLQEGLLRTAGNTLPNPRLPHSAASVISYLEQQLLASKALGSAQEYVHWLMALVSFLLTQDGLEKRLRLILDDLLGPSHTSASKSLWDPVILGIRKHKLLGDVLAVVGGHLRWQRLYLEYSEQLTTLKNQIN, encoded by the exons ATGAAACTGGTCAAACCGAATTGGGTTACTCATGATg GGTACCCAATATTTTCCATAGATATACATCCGAATGGGAAAAGATTTGCCACTGGTGGTCAag GTGGTGATTCTGGAAGGGTTGTTATTTGGAACATGGAGCCAGTAGTTGATGAGACTGCTGAGTTGGATTCTAATGTACCAAAAATGCTTTGCCAATTAGACAACCATCTTG cgTGTGTAAATTGTGTAAGATGGAGCAATAGTGGATTATTAGCATCTGGTGGTGTAGACAAGCTCATTATGATTTGGAGATTATCCGGATCAGGAGGAAGTTCTATTTTTGGTGGCAAATCCAGTGTGGAAACCTGGAGATGCATTGCAACATTGCGCTCACACGAAGCTGATGTACTTGATCTCGCATGGGCTCCACATAACCCATGGTTGGCTTCTGCTTCCGTAGATAACAGTGTTATCGTATGGGATGCTTCAAAATTTCCTGCTGTGGTTGCTGTTCTAAAGGGCCACACAGGTTTTGTGAAAGGGATTACCTGGGATCCTGTGGGAAAATACTTAGCATCTCAATCTGATGATAAAACATTAAGGGTATGGCGCACTACAGATTGGACAGAAGCAGCATTAATATCTGAACCTTTTGACGAATGCGGTGGGACCACTCATGTCTTGAGACTCTCCTGGAGTCCAGATGGTCAGTATTTAGTATCTGCTCATGCCATGAATGGAGGAGGACCTACAGCGCAAATAATAGAAAGAGATGGCTGGACGCAGGATAAAGATTTTGTTGGACATAGAAAAGCAGTAACTTGTGTT AAATTTAATGGCAACATTCTGCAAAAGAAGCAGCCAGGTTCTTCTAAGCCACAACAGTATTGCTGTGTTGCTATAGGATCACGAGATCGTTCGTTATCTGTATGGTTGACATCATTGAAAAGACCCTTAGTCGTAATACATGAATTATTTACACACTCTGTGCTGGATGCTAGTTGGTCACCATGTGGCCTTCGTCTTGCTGCCTGTTCCTGGGATGGAACAGCTGTATTTGTTGAATTCACCCAACAGGAGTTAGGCCAACCTCTTGATCCTGCTGAACAA AGTAGCCTCCATGAACGATTGTATGGCAAACCATTAGCAAATCAAGGAGGTTGTATGGTGATGGAAGCACCAGAACTGCTCAATTTAAAACCACCAGCACCAAATCTAACTCCTCAGGTTCCATCTGCTCCAAGTATTCCACCGGTCATTAATACTGCGACCACTCCAGTTAAAGGACCTATCAATAAGCAAATTGAAACAAGGACTTCAGATGGTAAAAGAAGAATTACACCTATGTTTATTCCACCGCCGGCAGATACAAC gGACACAAATATCAGCGGTAGTTTAGGCACACCAACTTTCACGAGTAAAGTTCAAACGAAAAGTTCGATTGTGATAGAGAAGCGCAACGACGTTGTCGCACCCAATGTGTCGTCATCCGTCAAGTCTGCCATTATCGATACTCCGGGATCCTCTCTGACATTAAAGCGCAAGGAACAAACGACGCCGAAAGTACAGCAttctttattacataaaaagcCTAAGTTCGTGACCGACAGGAACGGAGGTCAAGTATTACTGCCTCCGCTGAAACCGTCCAGTTCCTTGTCCCAGCAAGCGGGCCATTACGCCGTGACGGTCACCAACAGCCAGGGCTTCGCCCATTTACAAGTATTCAGAGGCACGGACTCTGAGCCGACGTGGGATCTTTATTTAGGATATAGCGCTGTAGCGTTGGCAGCATCGCCGGCTGTGATAGCTTTGGGTCTGGAGGACGGAAGTCTTCACACGTTTCATCCGGCGAAAGGATGTCGGCCAGCACCACCATTAGCGCCACCGGCACCGTTAGCAAAATTACACGCTGTTGGAAATGCG GTGATGGTGATATCAAGCTGCGGAGCAGTTCGTGTATGGGAAATAGGCAATACGTGCAGGATGATCGTTTCAACGTCAGCCGCTCACTTGGCAGCGCCTGGGACGTCTCTTTTATCATGTACTTTGTACAACGGGATGCCTCATATAGCGTTTACGAATGCACGAGCATATGTATATCATAAAGACATGG gaACGTGGCTATTAATTGGAGACAGCCAAGATCCTATATGGCGATGGTCATCATTTAATGTGCTGAGCAGTTCTGGAAATAGAACTCCTAGAGGACCTTTATCATCACTGCAGGAAGGATTACTTAGAACTGCCGGGAATACTTTGCCAAATCCGCGGTTACCACATAGCGCAGCAAGCGTGATTTCCTACTTAGAGCAACAATTGCTCGCGTCTAAAGCTCTTGGAAGCGCACAGGAATACGTTCACTGGCTCATGGCCTTAGTATCATTCTTGTTGACACAAG ACGGTTTGGAGAAACGTTTGAGGCTAATCTTAGACGATCTTCTGGGCCCAAGTCACACGTCAGCTTCCAAAAGTTTGTGGGACCCCGTTATTTTg GGAATAAGGAAGCATAAACTACTGGGCGATGTATTGGCCGTAGTCGGCGGCCATCTTCGTTGGCAAAGATTATATCTCGAGTATTCGGAGCAATTAACGACACTGaagaatcaaattaattaa